The genomic interval AGTTTTGTTGGTAAGCGTGGCATGGCCAGAACCGATTGCCAGCACCCAAATCGGAAGCAACTGGTTGGCCTGCTGACCAAAGACCCTCAGGTGGTATTGCCTGAAGGTGCGCAGGCAGTTGCTGATCCTGATCAGGCTGTTCCGATGACAATGCTTGGGCATGTATCATCCAGCTACTACAGTGCCAATCTGGGGCGCAGTATTGCCCTGGGGTTTATCGCTGGAGGACACGAAAAAACAGGACAAACGGTCTTTTATCCATTGGCTGATGGTTGTGTTATTGAGGCGGAGATCTGCAGCCCGGTATTTATTGACCCACAGGGGGAGCGTCAAAATGTCTGATACAAATGTAGTGGTCATGGACCAGTGGTCTTCCGTCGTAGCAGGATTAAGCCCTTTGCATCATGTGGATAAAACACTGCAAAACTTGTCATCGACGGCCGTTCAGTTACGGGAAAATGCTTTGTTAGGGCATTTGGTATTACGTGGAGATAAGAGCAGCGGTTTGGGCGTGGCGCTTGAGCGAGTGACAGGGTTGTCGTTGCCAGATGTGTTACTGAGTACGGTCAAGGGCGAGTTTGTCATTCGCTGGGTCTCCCCTGATGAATGGTTGCTGACTTTACCGATCGAACAGGCGTTTACGATAGAATGCGCCTTGCGTGCTGAAATGACTGGTCATTTTGCGATTGTTAATGTTTCCGGGGGGCAGACAATTTTACTGCTGTCAGGCTCTCAAGCACTAAACGTTCTGAAAAAATCCACTCCCTATGATGTCCACGAGTGCAATTTCCCGATAGGCAAAGTAGTCACTTCGGTATTCGCCAAAACCCAGGCGTTACTACGTCGTTGTGATGAACGCCAGTGGGAACTGGTGGTCCGACGCAGTTTTGCTGACTATCTATGGTTATGGCTGTCGGAAGCTGGTCGTGAATATGGGGTAACGTTGTCCTGATATATGTTGGAGAGTGTCTATTGTCAGACCTCTCCGAGAATATTATTCGCCAGTTCAAGTTCTGCGCTGGTGACGCCAGTCCGATTCAGCGCTTCATGCAGAGCAAAACGCAAAGGCTCATTGAGCGCTACATCTCCACTGCCAATTGAGTACAGAGTTTCCATGACCAGAGGGGTATTGGCGTCTGAAGTTAAGTAGTTTATGGCGATTTGAGTACTTTCTGCTGGAGGGGTCAATCGGTACAGTTTTTGGACAGCCAGCCCTCTGACTGATTCATCCTCGTTGTTGTTAGCCACATCCCTGAGAGCATTCATAGTCGTATATA from Gynuella sunshinyii YC6258 carries:
- a CDS encoding sarcosine oxidase subunit gamma — translated: MSDTNVVVMDQWSSVVAGLSPLHHVDKTLQNLSSTAVQLRENALLGHLVLRGDKSSGLGVALERVTGLSLPDVLLSTVKGEFVIRWVSPDEWLLTLPIEQAFTIECALRAEMTGHFAIVNVSGGQTILLLSGSQALNVLKKSTPYDVHECNFPIGKVVTSVFAKTQALLRRCDERQWELVVRRSFADYLWLWLSEAGREYGVTLS